In Paenibacillus dendritiformis, the DNA window CCACTTCATCCAGATTCGGCGACAAGAGCGTGACGCGATGAAATGGCGCATCGATTAGAAACTGCGTTCCTCTGGCAGGCTCATCGAAGGTCGGAGCGATGACCTCGCCCACGCTGATATTCGGATAACCGAACGCTTCCGCGCGCTGGGAAGGCAGAGCTCCGGAGAAGCCCGCCTTCTCCTTCCCCTCGATATGGGTCATCGAGCGATGGGCCGTCGCATAATTCGCATGAGCTTGCGCCGCTTTTTGGAGACTCTCGTCGAATTTGAGCACAGATAAGTTCGCTGCCGAGCGCAGCGAATTGATTAAGTCCAACGACGCTTTCCGATGCGCTTCGAGACGTGCCCGATCTACGCCGGCATAGACATCAAGCGTGGATTGCGGGCTTTTCGGCGGATCCGTTTTCCATTGCACCTTCTCCGATACGGTGACCGGAATTTCGAGCGATAGATTCTGGTAAGAGACGCGCAGCACCGTCCTCCCTACGGAGACGGAGTATACGCTGCCGTCCGGCCCCGCCAAGGCAACGGAAGGATCGTCGATCGAATACGTCGCGAGGGAGGTAATATCCTGATAGACCCCGAAGCCTCCGAGAGCTGTAAAACCGGTATTGAAAGTGGTCCGCAAGCCGATATCAATCTCATCGGTGCCTGCCGCTAAACGTGTAAATCCGGACGCATCCTCCGCAAAGGCCAGATTTCCGGCTCCGCGCACATCGACAGGCGAAGCCAACAGACATGAAGCTGCAGTCACTACGACCGCTGTCCGCGCTATTTTACTAATTCGGTGCAACCCGCTCACCCTTCCCTTAGGTTTGTCTTTCCTATCATACTTTCTATCGGTTTTATTTTCCATTCCTTTTTCATTCGCTCTCTTGCAAAAATGAATCTAGCAATTGCTTCCACCCCGTCTCTGGTGTATGATGGAAATACCTTACTATTGAAGGGAGTGATCGGCATGACACGCCGGACTATATCGACTAGTGTTGCTTATATGGTGATCCTGAACTGAATATGGAAGGCAGACGCAGTCGGTCTGCCGCCACTTAAGGATATCGCTGCCCATTTTTCCTGACAACATCGAGGGTTTGTTTGCTTATGCTTATTTTTACCCTCTCATATGGATAATGCAGACCGCAGGCGTTAGCCTTGCGGTCTTTTTGCGCGCAAAAAAATCCCGGTTTGATTCCGGCGAGGGTTATCGCTCAACACAATGACAGATACCACGTGATGTCGGAGCATGGCGAATGGGCCGCCCAGGTGACGGGTAAATTCCGGCATACGGCCCACAGCCATGCAGATTACCCCGTTGTTGGAGATTTTATATGGCTAGAGCCGAATGGAGACCATGCACGAATTCATCAGGTGATGCGCCGAAAAAATAGTTTCTCGCGAAAAATGCCGATATCAGGCGGACGGAAGATGAAGAACGGCGTGATAGAAGGCGGAGTCACCGAGGAACAGGTCATTGCATCGAACCTCGATACCCTGTTCATCATGTGCGGAGTAGACGGCAATTTCAACATTCCTCGAATTGAACGGTATCTGACGATTGCCAGACATCAGAAGCTGGAAGCCGTTATCCTTCTCAACAAGATTGATCTCATCCAACAGCCTGACCGCTATGCGGCACAGGTCAAGGAAATAGCCGGAGGAGCAAGAGAG includes these proteins:
- a CDS encoding CAP domain-containing protein, yielding MHRISKIARTAVVVTAASCLLASPVDVRGAGNLAFAEDASGFTRLAAGTDEIDIGLRTTFNTGFTALGGFGVYQDITSLATYSIDDPSVALAGPDGSVYSVSVGRTVLRVSYQNLSLEIPVTVSEKVQWKTDPPKSPQSTLDVYAGVDRARLEAHRKASLDLINSLRSAANLSVLKFDESLQKAAQAHANYATAHRSMTHIEGKEKAGFSGALPSQRAEAFGYPNISVGEVIAPTFDEPARGTQFLIDAPFHRVTLLSPNLDEVGIGVADDYTVINPGTKKFGEMLKDRDIVYYPYNGQMEIPTFWLANESPNPLSYYNQQGAKVGYPISISTSYGNKLIHHSAAITDASGKSVDYYLVDVNRQGADEVILLIPKKPLQGNTTYTVTASFSETNSFNEEKGIPATEFTKTWTFTTTKAAAVPNNPKSKQTHSSK
- the rsgA gene encoding GTPase RsgA, whose amino-acid sequence is MKNGVIEGGVTEEQVIASNLDTLFIMCGVDGNFNIPRIERYLTIARHQKLEAVILLNKIDLIQQPDRYAAQVKEIAGGAREYARRQGKKNKREY